From a single Sediminibacterium sp. KACHI17 genomic region:
- a CDS encoding DUF2721 domain-containing protein, with product MEINLNTPALLFPAISLIMLAYTNRFLSLSNRIRNLHDKYQSHEQKHIIHGQIKNLRYRLKLIKNMQALGVVTFLGCIICMYLIYTQFMIAANIVFAVSLICFAASLFLSLIEIQLSTKALELELSDIEGLEDPSVIEYFKKKFGRD from the coding sequence ATGGAGATCAATTTAAACACACCTGCACTATTATTCCCTGCTATCAGTCTGATCATGTTGGCATATACCAATCGATTCCTTTCTTTATCCAATCGAATTCGTAACCTTCATGATAAGTACCAAAGCCATGAACAAAAACACATCATTCATGGACAGATCAAGAATCTCCGTTATCGTTTGAAGCTGATCAAGAATATGCAGGCATTGGGGGTGGTTACCTTTTTAGGATGTATTATTTGTATGTACCTGATCTATACACAATTCATGATCGCTGCAAACATCGTATTTGCGGTAAGCCTGATTTGCTTTGCAGCATCCTTATTTCTTTCCCTGATTGAAATACAACTGAGCACCAAAGCCCTGGAGTTGGAATTAAGTGATATAGAAGGACTGGAAGATCCTTCCGTGATCGAGTATTTTAAAAAGAAATTTGGAAGAGACTGA
- a CDS encoding ribonuclease H-like YkuK family protein, translating into MRWRKFNGEPIHLPIKEAVAEAIQRESANGTKLKVCIGTDSQVKGDDTEFATVIVFLREHNGGFMYIHNEKTKQKYHIKERMLVEVAKSIEIAYELCDLFIEHHVDMEVHADINTNPQFKSNDALREAMGYILGMGFAFKAKPEAFASSCCADKVVN; encoded by the coding sequence ATGCGTTGGAGAAAATTCAATGGTGAACCTATTCACCTTCCCATCAAAGAAGCCGTAGCAGAAGCTATACAACGCGAATCTGCCAATGGAACCAAACTCAAAGTATGTATCGGAACCGACAGCCAGGTAAAGGGCGATGATACCGAATTTGCAACGGTCATCGTTTTTCTACGCGAGCACAATGGTGGGTTCATGTACATTCATAATGAGAAGACCAAACAGAAATACCACATCAAAGAAAGAATGCTGGTTGAAGTAGCTAAGAGTATTGAGATCGCTTATGAACTCTGTGATCTCTTTATCGAGCATCATGTTGATATGGAAGTACACGCCGATATCAACACCAATCCGCAATTCAAAAGTAATGATGCTTTGCGTGAAGCCATGGGTTATATCCTGGGTATGGGATTTGCCTTCAAAGCTAAGCCCGAAGCCTTTGCCAGCAGTTGCTGTGCAGATAAGGTCGTGAACTGA
- a CDS encoding TonB-dependent receptor — protein MFQKLRYQLFCLLLLIGGSAAQVLGQCTLVFSGKVIDADTRLPLSGALVQIPALKISKTTDAEGNFKIAGICAGNYDVNISHVSCTPVSEHLHFKDDIKHNFFLPHTSNELADVTVRGTISTKGAAISQDIKGKDLEALRGLSLGESLQKITGVSVLQTGSNIYKPVIHGLHSNRVLILNNGIRQEGQQWGSEHAPEIDPYVANRLSVIKGASTIRYGGDAIGGVVLVEPKLLRSVPGISGELNIAAFSNNRQGTISGIIEGNSKKNEAFSWRLQGTAKRGGNARTPNYWLANSGNEEFNGSAAMGWRSATKGLEFFYSIFNTRLAIFSGSHIGNVTDLLQAISSKEPPDYIRNIGFTYKINRPYQQVQHQLVKVKAFRNTGDIGKLNMILSLQHNWRREYDVRRFQSSANVPQLDLKMTTLGTDLIWDHFNTGHFRGTAGITGSYQRNSYEYRLFIPNYEAFNLGAFIVEKWNYKKWLIEGGLRFDHRSIVNTNSNGGVQFRDRTFNNFSGNTGISYEVADGLQFTINASTAWRAPQVNELYSDGLHHGSARIEKGDANLQPERSNSVLFNTVLNKGRWHIDAGVYMKRIDGFIYLFPVFPPELTIRGAFPTFRFGQAPVNMHGFDLSAAYTISSHFQLDAKSSIVRAKNRSTKEWMIQMPADRFEAGLQYSLGDFKNWKETYIKPSVQYVSRQTRVPATGNIPVVNPDGTTSMQSDYLMPPPAYTLIGVEAGTVLQTKQQKIQITLTISNALNVVYREYMNAFRYFSDEMGRNIGLKIKIPIEPKTKS, from the coding sequence TTGTTTCAAAAATTAAGATATCAGCTATTCTGTCTCCTATTACTGATCGGGGGAAGTGCTGCCCAGGTTCTGGGGCAATGCACGCTTGTTTTTTCCGGAAAAGTCATTGATGCAGATACTCGTTTACCCCTGAGTGGTGCTTTGGTACAAATACCTGCATTGAAGATCAGCAAGACCACTGATGCAGAAGGTAATTTCAAAATAGCGGGTATCTGTGCGGGTAATTATGATGTGAACATTTCTCATGTTAGCTGTACACCCGTATCTGAACATCTACATTTCAAAGATGATATCAAACACAATTTTTTTCTTCCACATACCAGTAATGAACTCGCTGATGTAACCGTTCGAGGAACCATCAGTACAAAAGGTGCGGCAATTTCTCAAGATATCAAAGGCAAGGATTTAGAAGCACTGCGCGGACTTTCACTGGGGGAGTCTTTACAAAAAATTACCGGAGTTAGTGTATTGCAAACAGGTTCCAATATTTATAAACCTGTGATCCATGGATTGCATAGTAATCGTGTTTTGATACTTAACAATGGTATCAGACAAGAAGGGCAGCAGTGGGGGAGTGAGCATGCTCCTGAAATCGATCCTTATGTTGCCAATCGATTATCTGTCATAAAAGGAGCCAGCACCATCCGTTATGGTGGAGATGCTATCGGGGGAGTGGTATTGGTAGAACCCAAACTCTTAAGATCGGTTCCCGGTATTAGTGGTGAATTGAACATAGCAGCTTTTTCAAATAATCGTCAGGGTACAATATCAGGGATCATTGAAGGCAATTCAAAAAAGAATGAAGCATTTTCCTGGCGCTTACAAGGAACAGCCAAGCGAGGTGGTAATGCAAGAACGCCGAATTACTGGCTGGCCAATTCAGGTAATGAAGAATTCAATGGTTCTGCTGCAATGGGTTGGCGTTCGGCCACAAAAGGATTGGAATTTTTCTATAGCATTTTTAATACAAGACTGGCCATTTTCTCAGGTTCACATATTGGTAATGTAACAGATCTGTTACAAGCAATTAGTAGCAAAGAACCACCGGATTATATTCGAAATATCGGGTTCACTTATAAGATCAACAGACCTTATCAGCAAGTACAGCATCAGTTGGTGAAAGTAAAAGCCTTTCGCAATACGGGCGATATCGGTAAGCTGAATATGATCTTATCGTTACAACACAATTGGCGCAGAGAATATGATGTGAGACGTTTTCAAAGCAGCGCCAATGTTCCGCAACTCGATCTGAAAATGACAACATTAGGTACCGATCTGATCTGGGATCATTTTAATACCGGTCATTTCAGAGGTACTGCAGGTATTACCGGCAGCTATCAGCGGAACAGTTATGAATACCGCCTATTCATACCCAATTATGAAGCATTCAATCTGGGTGCTTTCATCGTGGAGAAATGGAATTATAAAAAATGGTTGATCGAGGGCGGACTTCGTTTCGATCATCGAAGCATCGTGAATACAAATTCGAATGGTGGCGTACAATTTAGGGATCGTACATTCAATAATTTCTCCGGTAATACCGGGATCTCTTACGAAGTAGCTGATGGACTTCAATTCACCATCAATGCATCTACAGCGTGGAGAGCACCACAGGTAAATGAATTGTACAGTGATGGATTACATCATGGTTCAGCAAGAATAGAGAAAGGAGATGCGAATTTACAACCAGAAAGATCGAATAGTGTATTGTTCAATACGGTATTGAATAAAGGTAGATGGCATATTGATGCGGGTGTATATATGAAAAGAATAGATGGATTTATTTATCTCTTTCCGGTATTTCCTCCCGAGCTCACGATCAGAGGTGCTTTCCCTACATTCCGCTTTGGACAAGCACCTGTGAATATGCATGGTTTTGATTTGAGTGCAGCTTATACCATCAGTTCTCATTTTCAACTGGATGCCAAATCTTCTATTGTAAGAGCTAAAAACAGAAGTACAAAAGAGTGGATGATACAAATGCCGGCAGACAGATTTGAGGCAGGACTACAATATAGTTTGGGTGATTTCAAGAATTGGAAAGAAACCTATATCAAACCATCTGTTCAATATGTGAGCAGACAAACGCGTGTGCCTGCCACAGGGAATATTCCGGTAGTAAATCCTGACGGAACTACGTCTATGCAATCAGATTATCTGATGCCACCACCTGCCTATACATTAATTGGAGTTGAGGCCGGAACCGTTTTACAAACGAAACAACAGAAAATTCAAATTACACTTACCATAAGTAATGCATTGAATGTTGTATACAGAGAATACATGAATGCTTTCCGATATTTCTCCGATGAAATGGGTAGAAATATTGGACTGAAAATAAAAATTCCCATAGAACCAAAAACCAAATCATAA
- a CDS encoding outer membrane beta-barrel protein, giving the protein MYPSDRVWTNIRTELHGHRSWPALTFISLFIITALTLSTVLSTQQNFHPQPLSIPNIAKVEQETIAAHKASREKSHHYFNTLAPVNITMNTIAAIDYPDTDMFAGNNSLSQTDITVLKENIQQQTINRTKAAGILSLLPNSSLEHPVTNALQNDEKVSSVTAESTSMNEVTPAKDISLFHENDPAADDYLKDFHHTKNQRIQRPSVSKFGFQFYITPSTSYRRLSDDKVREIIQPAVAALPVNAPLNQPSNVNEVVRHRPAVGLEVGFAVLYNISSRLKLKTGLQLNIRQYHIETFQSRTYDPTTISLINFNGVENITRFSPYNNNVGYKQTELENKVYQLAIPIGIQWDVIKGKHVGVNMEASVQPTFNLNKSVYLLSTDYRHYAEGNDLVRKWNINTSVGLNLSYKSGKTSWQIGPQVRYQHLPTYSNKYPIKEYLMDYGMRIGLTRALQ; this is encoded by the coding sequence ATGTATCCATCCGATAGGGTATGGACCAATATACGTACTGAGTTACATGGACATCGCTCATGGCCTGCACTTACTTTCATCTCCTTATTTATCATTACTGCACTTACATTAAGTACGGTCTTAAGCACACAGCAAAACTTTCATCCTCAGCCTTTATCGATCCCCAATATTGCCAAGGTTGAGCAAGAGACCATTGCTGCGCATAAAGCATCTCGTGAAAAGAGCCACCATTATTTCAATACATTGGCTCCGGTTAATATCACCATGAATACCATCGCTGCGATAGATTATCCCGATACAGATATGTTTGCGGGTAATAATAGTCTTTCGCAAACGGATATTACAGTGCTGAAAGAAAATATTCAACAGCAGACCATCAACAGAACCAAAGCTGCAGGCATTTTATCACTCTTGCCGAATTCATCTCTTGAGCATCCTGTTACGAATGCATTACAAAATGATGAAAAGGTTTCTTCAGTAACAGCAGAGTCCACTTCAATGAATGAAGTAACACCCGCAAAAGATATCAGTTTATTCCACGAAAACGATCCCGCTGCTGATGATTATCTAAAAGATTTCCATCATACGAAGAACCAAAGAATACAGCGTCCATCGGTTTCAAAATTTGGATTTCAGTTTTATATCACACCATCTACTAGTTACAGACGTTTATCTGATGATAAAGTAAGGGAGATCATTCAACCTGCAGTTGCTGCACTACCTGTTAATGCTCCACTCAATCAGCCTTCCAATGTTAATGAAGTAGTACGCCATCGTCCGGCCGTAGGTTTGGAAGTAGGTTTTGCAGTTTTATACAATATTTCGAGCCGACTAAAACTCAAAACAGGATTACAGTTAAATATCAGACAGTATCATATTGAAACATTCCAATCGCGTACGTATGATCCTACAACCATTTCATTGATCAATTTCAATGGCGTAGAGAATATCACTCGTTTTTCTCCTTATAATAATAATGTTGGCTATAAGCAAACAGAATTGGAGAATAAAGTATATCAATTAGCCATTCCGATAGGTATTCAGTGGGATGTGATCAAAGGCAAACACGTAGGTGTTAATATGGAAGCTTCTGTTCAACCTACTTTCAACCTGAATAAAAGTGTTTATCTTCTTTCAACCGATTACAGACATTATGCCGAGGGAAATGATCTTGTTAGAAAATGGAATATCAATACCAGTGTAGGTCTCAACCTCAGCTACAAATCAGGAAAAACAAGCTGGCAGATCGGACCGCAGGTTCGTTACCAGCACTTGCCTACTTATTCCAATAAATACCCCATCAAGGAATACCTGATGGATTATGGCATGCGTATCGGCCTAACAAGGGCTCTACAATAA
- a CDS encoding sigma-70 family RNA polymerase sigma factor, whose amino-acid sequence MTEQAIIAGCLQNDAAAQRELYNRYSPKMLSVCYRFAPSREDAEDMLQEGFIKVFTQIHTFQNKGAFEGWIRRIIVHTCINFLKKHKKFNESLDISYATSVHIKEETIPSIMQARQIIECIRLLPVGYRTVLNLYALEGYSHKEIGMMLDIEESTSRSQYTRAKAMLENILIRKKIIEAPKQDYQWLAAFNKS is encoded by the coding sequence ATGACCGAGCAGGCTATCATTGCAGGCTGTTTACAAAACGACGCTGCCGCACAGCGCGAATTGTACAATCGGTACAGTCCTAAAATGCTGAGTGTATGCTATCGATTTGCACCCAGCAGAGAAGATGCAGAGGATATGTTACAAGAGGGGTTCATTAAAGTATTTACCCAAATACATACGTTTCAGAACAAGGGCGCATTTGAAGGATGGATCAGGCGCATCATTGTACATACTTGTATCAACTTTCTGAAGAAGCACAAAAAGTTCAATGAAAGTTTGGATATCAGTTATGCGACATCGGTGCATATCAAAGAAGAAACCATTCCTTCGATCATGCAAGCCAGACAGATCATTGAATGTATCAGGTTACTGCCGGTAGGATATCGAACCGTTTTAAACCTGTATGCATTGGAGGGATATAGTCATAAAGAAATCGGCATGATGCTGGACATTGAGGAAAGTACGAGCAGAAGTCAGTACACCCGTGCCAAAGCCATGCTGGAAAATATATTGATCCGTAAAAAGATCATTGAAGCACCTAAACAGGATTATCAATGGCTTGCCGCCTTTAATAAATCCTAG
- a CDS encoding DUF1501 domain-containing protein: MRRRDFLRNTVPAGVMLPSLINGMTVKAFGAESLLMQGLFPATTDTDHVLVIVQLNGGNDGLNTVIPIEYFPNYIRARSNMYIPQQKVLGLSGTDKVGLHPAMTGMQSLYNDGKMSVIHSVGYPQPNFSHFRATDIWMSASDSKEVVNSGWTGRYLNYEYPNFPNGYPNSSMPDPLAIQIGSATSLALQGPAVSMGMSISNPSNFYNLIAGVQDPAPNTPAGKELTYIRKVAQQTTAYAEVIKAASAKVTQQSEYPNNSLAAQLKIVARLIAGGLKTRIYMVSYGGFDTHSAQVNSTDHTTGTHANLLKNVSDSIKAFQDDLKLQKVEDRVLGMTFSEFGRRIKSNGSTGTDHGSAAPMFVFGKNVDAGVIGDTPNIPVTASFNDNLPFQYDFRSVYATILNKWLCVDADDLEQIMLKNFQVLPIVNSLACNKSVNLSGENFITNYPNPFTQSTNISFKTAGGHTLIQIIDTMGRVLQNLVDREYEAGNYNVVFDGARLQPGVYYIRFQNMVVQQVRAMLKVR, from the coding sequence ATGAGAAGAAGGGATTTCTTACGCAATACAGTGCCTGCAGGGGTGATGTTGCCCTCACTGATCAATGGTATGACGGTAAAGGCTTTCGGCGCAGAATCATTACTCATGCAAGGTCTATTTCCTGCTACCACTGATACTGATCATGTGCTCGTGATCGTTCAACTCAATGGAGGAAATGATGGATTGAATACGGTCATACCAATTGAATATTTCCCCAATTATATCCGTGCCAGATCCAATATGTACATACCGCAGCAAAAAGTATTGGGTTTATCCGGTACTGATAAAGTAGGGTTACATCCTGCTATGACAGGTATGCAATCCTTATACAATGATGGTAAAATGAGTGTGATACATTCAGTGGGATATCCGCAACCCAATTTCTCTCACTTCAGAGCTACTGATATTTGGATGAGTGCCAGCGATAGTAAAGAAGTGGTCAATAGCGGTTGGACAGGTCGCTACCTGAATTATGAATATCCGAATTTTCCCAATGGTTATCCGAATAGCAGTATGCCGGATCCCTTGGCGATACAGATCGGTTCAGCAACATCATTGGCTTTACAAGGCCCCGCTGTAAGTATGGGTATGAGTATTTCCAACCCAAGTAATTTTTACAACCTGATCGCAGGTGTTCAGGACCCGGCTCCGAATACACCGGCAGGTAAAGAATTGACCTATATCCGTAAAGTAGCACAACAAACCACTGCATATGCGGAAGTCATCAAAGCGGCTTCTGCCAAAGTAACCCAACAGTCTGAATATCCTAACAATTCATTGGCCGCACAATTAAAGATCGTTGCTCGATTGATTGCAGGAGGATTGAAAACAAGGATCTACATGGTGAGTTATGGTGGTTTCGATACACACTCTGCTCAAGTAAACTCAACGGATCATACAACAGGTACACATGCGAATCTGCTTAAAAATGTAAGCGATTCTATCAAGGCTTTTCAGGATGATCTGAAATTACAAAAAGTAGAAGATCGTGTGCTGGGAATGACTTTCTCCGAATTCGGAAGACGTATCAAAAGCAATGGAAGCACAGGAACTGATCATGGATCTGCAGCTCCCATGTTTGTATTTGGAAAAAATGTGGATGCAGGTGTCATTGGTGATACACCCAATATTCCTGTGACCGCATCTTTCAATGATAATCTTCCTTTTCAATATGATTTCAGAAGTGTGTATGCTACCATCTTGAATAAATGGCTTTGTGTTGATGCTGATGACCTCGAACAGATCATGTTGAAAAACTTTCAGGTACTACCCATTGTCAATTCATTGGCTTGCAATAAATCGGTTAACCTGTCTGGAGAAAATTTTATTACCAATTATCCCAATCCATTTACGCAGTCTACCAATATCAGTTTTAAAACTGCTGGCGGACATACACTGATTCAAATCATTGATACGATGGGAAGGGTGTTGCAGAATCTGGTCGATAGAGAATATGAAGCCGGTAATTACAATGTGGTATTTGATGGCGCTCGCTTGCAGCCCGGTGTTTACTATATCCGATTCCAGAATATGGTGGTTCAACAGGTGCGCGCAATGTTAAAAGTGAGATAA
- a CDS encoding ABC transporter ATP-binding protein: MKILLHYLKPYKWLVVLALVLAGVNQTFSLFDPMIFGKLIDQFANSPKINPDGSFRTESQFINGIMFMLLLLVGTAMISRIAKAFQDYTVNVIIQKFGAKIFTDGLKHSMRLPYQEFEDQRSGETLSILTKVRSDTEKFIGYVINVLFGIIVSVVFVSIYATRLHWSIVPIYLGGALMIAFVTNLLSKKIKVIQKNIVKETTSLAGSTTESLRNIELVKSLGLTDQEVKRLNTNTYKILGLELKKVKSIRSLSFIQGTMVNFLRQVITFTLMWLIYRDVLTVGQLISLQFYSFFIFGPLQEIGSIIMSYREAEASLQNFHNLMGKKVEPRPDHPKQVGTIEELSFDQVVFKHQTAQYKALDGISFDVKKGETIAFVGPSGSGKSTLVKLLVGLYRPQEGHIYYNQVNGGDMNFDELRNQIGFVTQDTQLFAGTIRENLSFVYPEATEAELLEALSKASCNNLLSRAEKGLDTMIGEGGLKLSGGEKQRLSIARALLRHPRLLIFDEATSALDSITEEEITNTIRNISSEKEQITVMIAHRLSTIMHADRIYVLEKGQVVETGNHSSLINEKGLYYAMWRQQIGERKNLSVTV, encoded by the coding sequence ATGAAAATTCTCCTGCATTACCTGAAACCTTATAAATGGCTGGTAGTACTGGCTTTGGTGCTGGCGGGTGTCAATCAGACCTTCTCGCTTTTTGACCCGATGATCTTCGGAAAACTCATCGACCAGTTCGCCAATAGCCCTAAAATAAACCCGGATGGCAGTTTTCGTACAGAAAGTCAGTTTATCAATGGCATCATGTTCATGTTGTTATTATTGGTTGGAACTGCCATGATAAGTCGAATCGCCAAAGCCTTTCAGGATTATACGGTGAATGTCATCATCCAAAAATTCGGAGCTAAGATCTTTACGGACGGATTAAAACATTCCATGCGTTTGCCTTATCAGGAATTTGAAGACCAACGTAGTGGTGAAACATTGTCCATCCTCACCAAAGTTCGTTCTGATACAGAAAAATTCATCGGTTATGTTATCAATGTGCTGTTTGGGATCATTGTGAGTGTAGTCTTTGTTTCCATTTATGCTACAAGACTTCACTGGTCTATCGTTCCTATTTATCTGGGTGGTGCATTGATGATCGCATTTGTGACAAACCTGCTCAGTAAGAAGATCAAAGTGATCCAGAAAAATATTGTGAAGGAGACCACCTCATTGGCAGGTTCTACTACTGAGAGTCTTAGGAATATTGAATTGGTAAAAAGTCTGGGGCTTACCGATCAGGAGGTAAAGCGACTCAATACCAATACCTATAAAATTCTTGGTCTCGAATTGAAGAAGGTAAAAAGCATCCGTTCATTGAGTTTCATCCAGGGAACAATGGTGAACTTTCTAAGACAGGTCATCACTTTTACTTTAATGTGGTTGATCTATCGTGATGTTTTGACGGTGGGTCAACTGATCTCTCTGCAGTTCTATAGCTTCTTTATTTTCGGACCTTTACAGGAGATCGGTAGTATCATCATGAGTTATCGTGAGGCGGAAGCGTCTTTACAAAACTTTCATAACCTGATGGGCAAAAAAGTAGAACCAAGACCTGATCATCCAAAACAAGTGGGCACGATCGAAGAACTCTCATTTGATCAGGTAGTATTCAAACATCAGACTGCACAGTACAAGGCCTTGGATGGCATCTCATTTGATGTTAAAAAAGGAGAAACGATCGCATTTGTGGGTCCATCCGGTTCCGGAAAAAGTACACTGGTAAAATTATTGGTGGGATTGTATCGCCCGCAGGAAGGGCATATCTATTACAATCAAGTGAATGGTGGCGATATGAATTTCGACGAATTGAGAAATCAGATCGGCTTTGTAACACAAGACACCCAACTATTTGCCGGTACGATCAGAGAAAATCTAAGCTTCGTATATCCGGAAGCTACAGAAGCAGAATTACTGGAAGCCTTATCAAAAGCCAGCTGTAACAATTTGTTATCAAGAGCTGAGAAAGGGTTAGATACAATGATCGGAGAAGGAGGATTGAAGTTGAGTGGTGGAGAAAAACAACGTTTATCCATTGCCAGAGCACTGCTCAGACATCCGCGTCTATTGATTTTTGATGAAGCTACATCTGCACTGGATAGTATCACTGAAGAAGAGATCACTAATACCATTCGAAATATATCCAGCGAAAAAGAACAGATCACTGTTATGATCGCACACCGATTAAGCACCATCATGCATGCAGACCGTATTTATGTATTGGAAAAAGGTCAGGTTGTTGAAACGGGCAATCACAGCTCGCTCATCAATGAGAAAGGTTTGTATTATGCGATGTGGAGACAACAAATCGGTGAGAGAAAAAATTTATCAGTTACTGTTTAA
- a CDS encoding DUF1800 domain-containing protein, translating to MEATLTKPSGGKLSQSKDDIPTPTTGLAPYTGPWTESEVIHLLKRALFGAKRSDIAYFKTLTCAQAVDQLLTLPVDPPSPPVKEYATPANATNPDTNVLQGDTWVNDPSNDGTVNSLRRSSFKKWWMGLMINQDRNLREKMTLFWHNHLATESTDVNAQFLYKHHSMLRSFALGNFKALMKAVTIDPAMLVYLNGQLNQAVAPDENYGRELQELFCCGKGPGSLYTEEDVHASARVLTGWRNNANTISSFFDNNRHDKTNKQFSSFYNNTVIVGKSGPTAGEEELDALLNMIFATNEVAEYMCRRFYRWFVYYDIDETVENNIIKPLAVIFRNANYEVAPVIRTLLMSEHFYDILSRGCQIKSPVDLAVGLCREFEISFEPAPEYTINYGHWNYLVNQCANLQQNIGDPPDVSGWKAYYQEPQFYEIWINSDTLPKRNQFTDTMVMNGFTFGGKRMIIDGAEFAKTLTNPGDPNQLINDLTKLMYRLDISDASKAQIKKDILLGGQSEDYYWTNAWNQFVNNPGDMANTTTVRNYIRDLLKYLMNLAEYQLA from the coding sequence ATGGAAGCAACCTTAACTAAACCCTCCGGCGGCAAATTATCACAGTCGAAAGATGATATTCCGACACCCACTACCGGACTCGCACCTTATACCGGTCCTTGGACCGAGAGTGAAGTGATTCACCTGTTGAAGCGTGCATTATTTGGGGCTAAAAGAAGTGATATTGCGTATTTCAAAACACTGACTTGTGCCCAGGCCGTTGATCAACTCTTAACCTTGCCGGTTGACCCTCCTTCACCTCCGGTGAAAGAATATGCAACACCTGCTAATGCTACCAATCCAGATACCAATGTTTTACAAGGAGATACCTGGGTGAATGATCCTAGTAATGATGGAACTGTCAATAGTTTGCGACGCAGCTCTTTCAAAAAATGGTGGATGGGCTTAATGATCAATCAAGATCGTAACCTGCGTGAAAAAATGACCCTCTTCTGGCATAATCATCTCGCTACAGAAAGCACAGATGTGAATGCTCAGTTTTTATACAAGCATCATTCCATGCTCAGGAGTTTTGCCTTGGGAAATTTTAAAGCCTTGATGAAGGCAGTGACCATTGATCCGGCAATGTTGGTGTACTTGAATGGTCAATTGAATCAAGCCGTTGCCCCGGATGAGAATTATGGTCGTGAATTACAGGAATTATTTTGTTGTGGTAAAGGTCCCGGCTCTTTATATACCGAAGAAGATGTTCACGCATCTGCACGTGTACTTACAGGATGGCGTAACAATGCCAATACGATTTCCTCTTTTTTTGATAATAATCGACACGATAAAACCAATAAACAATTTTCTTCCTTTTATAACAATACCGTTATCGTAGGTAAAAGCGGACCAACCGCCGGTGAAGAAGAATTAGATGCATTGCTGAACATGATCTTTGCCACCAATGAAGTGGCTGAATACATGTGTCGCCGCTTTTATCGCTGGTTTGTATATTATGATATTGATGAAACCGTTGAGAACAATATCATCAAACCATTAGCAGTCATTTTCCGAAATGCCAATTATGAAGTAGCTCCGGTAATTCGCACTTTACTCATGAGCGAACATTTTTATGATATACTTTCCAGAGGTTGTCAAATAAAGAGTCCGGTAGATCTGGCTGTTGGATTATGCCGTGAATTCGAAATATCATTTGAACCTGCGCCTGAGTACACTATCAATTATGGTCATTGGAATTATCTGGTAAATCAGTGTGCCAATCTGCAACAAAATATCGGAGATCCTCCCGATGTGAGTGGATGGAAAGCCTATTATCAAGAACCACAGTTCTATGAAATATGGATCAATAGTGACACCCTTCCAAAGCGAAACCAGTTTACAGATACAATGGTGATGAATGGATTTACATTCGGCGGTAAACGTATGATCATTGATGGTGCTGAATTCGCTAAAACATTAACCAATCCTGGAGATCCCAATCAATTGATCAATGATCTTACAAAGCTGATGTATCGATTAGATATATCTGATGCTTCAAAGGCACAGATCAAAAAGGATATTTTATTGGGCGGACAATCAGAAGATTATTATTGGACCAATGCATGGAATCAGTTTGTCAATAATCCCGGTGATATGGCCAATACCACTACCGTTCGGAATTATATCCGCGATCTGCTCAAATATTTAATGAACCTCGCCGAGTATCAACTCGCTTAA